In one window of Mus pahari chromosome 3, PAHARI_EIJ_v1.1, whole genome shotgun sequence DNA:
- the Odf2 gene encoding outer dense fiber protein 2 isoform X3, translated as MKDRSSTPPLHVHVDENTPVHVHIKKLPKPSAASSQKSHKRGMKGDTVNVRRSVRVKTKNPPHCLEITPPSSEKLVSVMRLSDLSTEDDDSGHCKMNRYDKKIDSLMNAVGCLKSEVKMQKGERQMAKRFLEERKEELEEVAHELAETEHENTVLRHNIERIKEEKDFTMLQKKHLQQEKECLMSKLVEAEMDGAAAAKQVMALKDTIGKLKTEKQMTCTDINTLTRQKELLLQKLSTFEETNRTLRDLLREQHCKEKDSERLMEQQGTLLKRLAEADSEKARLLLLLQDKDKEVEELLQEIQCEKAQAKTASELSKSMESMRGHLQAQLRCKEAENSRLCMQIKNLERSGNQHKAEVEAIMEQLKELKQKGDRDKETLKKAIRAQKERAEKSEEYAEQLHVQLADKDLYVAEALSTLESWRSRYNQVVKDKGDLELEIIVLNDRVTDLVNQQQSLEEKMREDRDSLVERLHRQTAEYSAFKLENERLKASFAPMEDKLNQAHLEVQQLKASVKNYEGMIDNYKSQVMKTRLEADEVAAQLERCDKENKMLKDEMNKEIEAARRQFQSQLADLQQLPDILKITEAKLAECQDQLQGYERKNIDLTAIISDLRSRIEHQGDKLEMAREKHQASQKENKQLSQKVDELERKLEATSAQNVEFLQVIAKREEAIHQAQLRLEEKTRECGSLARQLESAIEDARRQVEQTKEQALSKERAAQSKILDLETQLSRTKTELGQLRRTRDDADRRYQSRLQDLKDRLEQSESTNRSMQNYVQFLKASYANVFGDAPYTSSYLTSSPIRSRSPPT; from the exons ATGAAGGACCGATCTTCAACTCCCCCCTTACATGTTCATGTGGATGAGAACACTCCTGTCCACGTCCATATAAAAAAACTCCCGAAACCatcagcagccagcagccag AAATCTCATAAGCGCGGAATGAAAGGGGACACCGTGAATGTACGGCGGAGTGTCCGGGTGAAAACCAAG AATCCACCTCATTGCCTGGAGATCACACCACCATCTTCAGAAAAGCTGGTCTCGGTGATGCGATTAAGTGACCTTTCTACAGAAGACGACGATTCAGGTCACTGTAAAATGAACCGTTACGATAAGAAGATTGACAGTCTAATGAACGCGGTCGGTTGTCTCAAATCTGAG GTCAAGATGCAGAAAGGTGAACGCCAAATGGCCAAAAGGTtcctggaggagaggaaggaagagctggaggaggtAGCACACGAGCTTGCAGAGACGGAGCATGAGAACACGGTGCTCAGACACAATATCGAGCGTATCAAGGAGGAGAAGGACTTCACCAT GCTTCAAAAGAAACACCTCCAGCAGGAGAAGGAATGCCTCATGTCCAAACTGGTGGAGGCTGAAATGGATGGAGCAGCGGCTGCCAAGCAGGTCATGGCCTTGAAGGACACCATTGGGAAGCTGAAAACC GAGAAACAGATGACTTGCACCGACATCAACACCTTAACAAGGCAGAAGGAACTTCTCCTGCAGAAGCTGAGCACCTTTGAGGAGACCAACCGCACCCTCCGAGATCTGTTGAGGGAACAGCACTGCAAAGAG AAGGATTCCGAGAGACTAATGGAGCAACAAGGTACATTACTGAAACGTCTGGCAGAGGCAGACTCAGAGAAAGCG CGCCTGCTGTTACTACTGCAAGACAAGGACAAGGAGGTGGAAGAACTCCTCCAGGAGATACAATGTGAAAAG gctCAAGCAAAGACAGCGTCTGAGCTTTCCAAGTCCATGGAGTCCATGCGGGGGCATTTACAGGCACAGCTTCGCTGCAAAGAGGCTGAGAACAGTCGCCTGTGCATGCAGATCAAG AACTTAGAGCGCAGTGGGAACCAGCATAAGGCAGAAGTAGAGGCCATCATGGAGCAGctaaaggaactgaagcagaagggaGACCGAGACAAAGAGACCCTGAAGAAGGCCATCCGAGCCCAGAAGGAGCGAGCCGAGAAGAGTGAGGAGTATGCCGAGCAGCTGCATGTGCAACTGGCCGACAAG GACCTTTATGTTGCTGAAGCTTTATCTACTCTGGAGTCATGGAGGAGCCGTTACAACCAGGTTGTGAAGGACAAAGGAGACCTTGAGTTGGAGATTATCGTCCTAAATGA CCGGGTGACAGATCTTGTAAACCAACAACAAAGCTTGGAGGAGAAGATGCGGGAAGACCGGGACAGCTTGGTAGAGAGACTGCACCGGCAGACTGCTGAGTATTCTGCATTCAAGCTAGAGAACGAGAGGCTCAAG GCTAGCTTTGCCCCTATGGAGGACAAGCTCAACCAGGCTCACTTGGAGGTCCAGCAGCTGAAGGCGTCAGTGAAGAACTACGAGGGGATGATCGACAACTACAAGAGCCAG GTGATGAAAACAAGATTGGAGGCTGATGAAGTGGCTGCGCAGCTAGAGCGCTGCGACAAAGAGAACAAGATGCTTAAAGACGAGATGAACAAAGAGATCGAGGCG gcCCGTCGGCAGTTCCAGTCACAGCTGGCTGACCTACAACAGCTGCCTGACATCCTCAAGATCACGGAGGCCAAGCTGGCTGAGTGCCAAGACCAGCTGCAGGGCTACGAGAGGAAGAACATCGACCTCACAGCCATCATTTCAGACCTGCGCAGCCGG ATCGAACATCAGGGGGACAAGCTGGAGATGGCGAGAGAGAAACATCAGGCTTCccagaaggaaaataaacagcTGAGTCAGAAGGTGGATgaactggagag GAAACTGGAGGCCACCAGCGCCCAGAATGTCGAGTTCCTACAGGTGATTGCCAAGAGGGAGGAGGCAATCCACCAGGCTCAGCTTCGGCTGGAGGAGAAGACGAGGGAGTGTGGGTCCTTGGCGAGGCAGTTGGAGAGTGCTATTGAAGATGCCAGGCGACAG GTGGAGCAAACCAAGGAACAGGCACTCTCCAAGGAACGGGCAGCCCAGAGCAAAATCCTGGACCTTGAGACCCAGCTGAGCAGGACCAAGACAGAACTTGGCCAGCTGCGGCGGACTCGTGATGAT